From the genome of Nicotiana sylvestris chromosome 1, ASM39365v2, whole genome shotgun sequence:
cCAACATTGGCAATAAATACAAgtccattctctcagattttATATACGATTTTTTGAGGTTTTCCtccttctgcattgttttaacttcaaagaaagcaacagtaagtgtgatttgctaccgaactttgtgttcgctgaaacaccgGAGTTTGACGTACCACTGCACCAGTGTGTAATTGATTCTGTcgtgggaggaaataatccataatcttgggtactaggaggggattaaattctttAAGGAAACACTATGAATTCAGTTGGCTCGGattaacttttgtttcatttatatttttgtttatgttattttattttctccgaaattattttacaaataaagTTTATTAACATATATGTCTTgtgcaaattttatattttaaggAAGCTCTGACCATAGACAGAAGGAAAGGAGTTTGTTCAGGAAATGAGAAGAACACCAAAGAGATATATTATAACGCCATTGTGTAACAAACATCATTACATAATGTCTTTTATTCATACTTAATACAGCAAGCTTTAAAGTAGAAAAAGCATTACTATTACAACTTTACCAGTACAAAGGTTTTATATATTACACGTTGATCAGTGTTGAGGCTTCCCTTCAGTCACTTTATCCATGGCCTCACCTTTGTAGTAGCAACACCTGCTGCAGCCGTAGTAATTGCGGCGGCCGCAACAACCATAGCGGCAGTATCCTCCACGTCCACCACCACCGCGGCCGCCTCCTGGGTATCCACCACGGCCACCACCGGGGTATCCGCGGCCAGGGTATCCGCCACCAGGGTATCCACCGCCAGGGTAGCCACCACCCGGGTATCCACCACCGGGGTAGCCACCACCCGGGTAGCCACCACCGGGGTATCCGCCGCCAAGTTGATCTTCATGCACTTCATTCTTATTATCAGATTTCTTTGCTGCATCAATTGTGTGAAAAAGGTATGTTATTCCTATTAGCTGTTTCATTCTTGTACTAACTCTAAACTAGCAAAGGGTAGCCCGGTGCACAAGATATTCCGTGTTCATGCAAGGTCCGGAGAAGGACCGCACCCAAAGGATGTAACGTAGAcaacctaccctaatgcaaggTCAAGTGATATACCACCGTCaatatatataagttaaatcctTTATTTATATATACTTTTTCGTGATAAAAGCACATTAATGATAATATTTGCTATATTCAGGTCAAGTGAAATACTATAAACTTGCTAAGAGTCATGTTCAAGCTTGCATTTAGGAATGACAGACGTGTAACTCTAAGGGGTCGATTGGTATGATGTGGTAGGAAAAATAATACATGTATTACCTTTGGTATTATTAGTTCCTTATTTGGTGATGTTTTTCaacctatgtataactaatacttatGTATTAGTTATGTACCATATTTAGTACTAATATTATGTATAACAAATCATGGCATTAGCAATATGTATAAAGACATAATTGCCCTTTCAAAATCTTTAATACATCAAATCAAACAATCGACAAGAAATAATCCTAGCATAACTAATTCCACTATTACTAATTCCAGCATTACTGATACACCATATTCGGTATTATACCCCCAAGTACTTGCTTTAGAGGAAATAATATTTTTACTACTAGTTGAAAGGTTAAATAATTTTACCTAACGTTATATTTTTGTAGTTAGAATTCAAAGGAGAAAAATAATGGCAAGATGCTTACAGTCGTCTTTTGTAGTGGTGGAAGTCTCAGCCAACTCCCTAGCTAAAACCTCAGAGCTTATCATTATAAAAATGGCCAAACAAAGGCCAAGAAACAGAAATGCCTTAGAACCCATTTTTCTTTACCCAAGCTTAGTTATGATACTTTGAAATTTAAGGATGGAGAAACTGATGCATAATTGGTCTCTATTTATAGTAAGAATTGAATGCATTTCAGATAAAAGGGATGGACATTAATTGAGATGTGAGGGGACAAAACAAAGGGGTGCATTTATGGAGTATATGGACCAGTATTTGGTTGGCAAGTAAAGAGAGTAATGAATAGTCTTGATTTCACCAATTGAGTTGGACAAAAATTATTAGTATGATACTACTTGTTATTGGGCGTATACGAAGTTCAATATCTTGCTTCCTTTTGGATATAAGTTAGATATACCGACAGTGCAAAGAACAGTGATTTTATATGTTATAGAAtattatgtgaacctattttattTTTGGTTCGTTTAAAAAAGAATGATTCCTttataaatttggaaataatttagcttaaacttataattctacccttaataagaagcttttataaccacacaaatactctgtgcccctttttgacttgtttaggaccacaaattccaaaagtcttcattttttcttaaagtttgtgcccagtcaaacaggttcacataaattagaacggagggagtattacttatcatttaatttggatTCCTTTTGAATATAAGTTAGATACACCGATAATGTAAAGATCTCTGATTTAATCTATTATAGAATATTACTTATTATTTTATTTGGATTGCAAATCAATACTTACTTATTATATACTTCCTATGTTCACTTTTAATTATCCATTATTAACTTTACACGctccttaaaaaataataaataaagtgcatAATTTATCATGAACATATTAATTGGTGTATTTTTTAGTGAATTTGAAAAATGATTTGAAATAAGTACTTAATGTTACGGACAAAAaggaaaaattaaattatttttctcttgatatgcgaaggtggacaagtaaaagtaaaaatctatttttagaatagtgaacaagtaaaagtgaaaatctatttttaaaatagtggacaagtaaaagtgaacggatggAGTATAAAATAACTTGTTATAACTAGTAAAATGATTTACTAGTGCAGGTAACTTAAACTCATTCGACTTTTTAAAACTAAAGTAATTAACATGCAACAATATATAAATGTActtgtaaaatatagagcctgttTCAATTAGCTTATTGGAAGTagttgataagca
Proteins encoded in this window:
- the LOC104213033 gene encoding glycine-rich protein-like translates to MGSKAFLFLGLCLAIFIMISSEVLARELAETSTTTKDDSKKSDNKNEVHEDQLGGGYPGGGYPGGGYPGGGYPGGGYPGGGYPGGGYPGRGYPGGGRGGYPGGGRGGGGRGGYCRYGCCGRRNYYGCSRCCYYKGEAMDKVTEGKPQH